The Primulina tabacum isolate GXHZ01 chromosome 1, ASM2559414v2, whole genome shotgun sequence genome contains the following window.
TCTAAAagtccatttttttaaaaaaaaatggaaaagaGGAATAACCTTTTATTCTGAGACAAATTTGTTTCTTTGTAGAGTACATTTAAgaccaattttttatttttaggaaATTTTGAGACCAATTTTATGGACAACATTTGTTGCTAATTTCAGTTAACGATTATTTTAACTGATTCATATATCTGGTATGAAAATTTGGCTAAAACTTCAGTATTATAACAATAAATGATTTGAGGGCATGAATGATTGTTCCAAGCCAATTATCTAAATGCTTCACGCAAATTCCTTGCTGATGCTTAGGGCTTGATCCTACCTTTTTCCCTCTCTTGTTACATATGCAAAACTTGCTTCAAAGCAACTTCACTCGAAGCCCCATACTTTCTCTAacgtaataaaaaatattaaatacctcgataaaataaaataaaataaaataaaaatccaactATCCAAGTATAAAATCCAGTAATTCACTTATGATGTACCATAAAAGAAattagaaaaaagaaaaagaaaactaaaaaaataagtttttttcCGTCCAAGAATGAAACTCAGAACACACACTTGCTTTATGCCTACGTATTTAATATgcaaaattattatataaactAGCCAAAGAAAACAAACTAAATCTCTGAATTCCATAGAATTCAAGGTGGAAAATTATCGTGAAAATGGAGTCTACTTTCATATCATCTTCCCTAAAATTACCCCACAAATTGCAATCCCTTTTCTTTTATCCCTCCAACCAAAGAACAAAAAGACTTGTCCTAAAAAAATCTGTCAGTGCAAAGCAATATGAAAACGAGGATAACGATGCGGGGAAATCATCCGTAGATGAAAATATGATCGTTCTCCGAATGCGGATCAAGAAAATGAAGGCCTTGGAGGTCGCTAGTAAAGAAAGGGTGACACCATCTTCAGAGGATTCAAAAGAATGGGAGAAGAAATTGTTCGCGCTTGGCCATGAAAACGTTTATGAAACAACAGAAAATTTGCAGTCATATTTGATGAAAACCAAGCCAAGTGTAGCTTTGGGAATGCTAGCCCTATTTGTGATGTGTGTTCCTCTGTCGAGCCCGTTTGCCGTGGATAATGTGTTGAAGGTGGTAAAAGGGTTGCTTGCCGGCTGTCATGTGTGTATAGATATTCATTTTTAGAGTATTTGATGGGCTTAACTGAGTTTTTAGGCTATATTATGTATGACTAAGGGGACCTTAAATTCTGTGAGATTATAGGTTTTGTCAAGAAGATAAAGGTTTATCTATGCACCTCGAAACATGGTGAAAACCAAATAAGGTATTATTTGATCAGGCGAAATACAAAAGGATTGGCATTGGGAATACGAAGAGaagttttattatttcatgaaaAGGGCTCTCTAATATTTACAGGCTAATCAAGTAAAAAATTATTACAACCACCTTGGCCGCCGGACCGATGCAGCACCGTCGGACGCCGCCGGACCACCGCCACCTCGGCCGCCGGACGCCGTCGGACCACCGTCGCACCGCTATCTCCGCCGGACCGCCGCAGCACCGCCGTCGACAGACCGTCGCCGCCACCTCGACCGCCGGATCGTCCGCCGGACCACCAACGCCGCCGGACCGCCGTAGCCGTagtggaagaagaaaaaaaggaaGAAAGGACAATTTTGtcctttcataaaaaaattcaaaattatcctacacCTAAAAATCttatcaaacataatattattttacaccatatattacatttcgacaatcattttctttatcatttacatattaatcattagtttattttatcctcCAACCAAACGCAGCCAATGTTTTAAGACAAGGCTTGCGGaatgtcataaaaattcattatCATATCTTTTCCTCTTATTTTCTTAttgtatatacatacatatatatatatatatatatatatatatatatataagattttATTATATGTTACACCTGTAGAATTTTTTCTCATATGATATGATCAAATGTTGGCCTTTAGATCAATTTTAACATATTTATCAACTTTCATAAAAAAGAATGTGAGAGATTCACATGATCTAATGGTATTGGAACATGGAGATAAACACTTCCACTGTAGCATATACTAATATAGTAAAAGGTGATTAATTAACATATAGATTAAAACAAAATGACAGGGGAAATCTCGAAAAGTAAGACAAAACACTTTGAAATAAGTTTTATTTTATGGTCAAGTGTCTCATACATCAAAACGATGTTTGTATTTATACAACGGAGTCACAGTAATCAAAATCCGTAAATTTCCAAGAATAGAAAGTATGTAATTTGAAATGTTTAACTTTGGTGCTCTCTCAAGCAATGGAAATTTTTCAGTCGTATTTGTTCAAAACTAAGCCAAGCGTGGCTTTgggaatatttttttaaaaaaattccataaatctTTCtcatacatttttttaaaaaggaaaaatatattgcaaatttaattaaacattCATCTTGGTCTCCGTTTGGATAAGTAATATACATTTTTTTGTGGGTGTTTTATAAGAGAAAAAAACTAACATTAtgtatttggataaaaattttgtaaaacatttctgaaaaaatatttttaaaaaagtgttctccaaatatatttttttaaagaacaaTTGAGATGTGTTTTTTATaatgtttttataataaaaaacgcGCATGAGTTAAAcaagaattaaaatatttttatagataGTGGTTCGAACACATTTATTCTTAaaacaaatattaaaatattttataaaaaaaatttatataaaaatattttataaatacatAATTCCCTGGCACTAGTTTTCAGCACTTAAGAAATTTCAGTAAGAGTGATTAATTAAGTTTTAATATGgagtttatatgaaaataatttttatattttgtgaaaaaaaattatatttacacacacacacatatatatatatgtatgtatgtatgtatgtatgtatgtatattaattaGAGGAGAGATCTGTTGTAGTTGAGTTATATTTGTACATTTTTAAATATACATGATCCGTGGAATAGAACAAATCAAGTCGAATCAACGATTttatttggttaattttttttatatagtcATTATACTTTATGTAATTAGTATGTAAATAAATAGTACGTAGATTTAAGATTTCATATATTGTTTTATTGTTAATAATAAATCTATTTGAATCTATTAATTTTAGATCAATATTCCcaaaatgagtaggtctcttgtgagacggtcttaagaatctttatctgtgaggcTGATCAAcattaccgatattcacaataaaaaatagcactcttaacataaaaaataatactttttcatggataacccaaataagatattcgtctcacaaaataagaccgtgagaccgtctcacaaaataagaccgtgagaccgtctcacacaagtttttgttatACAACATAATGTTGTATCCGGATCAAATGATTTGTATTTGAAGATGTATTTGAATGGGGAAATCACCCCAATGACTAAAAAACAAATAGTTGACATTTGAAATTCGTTGTCAAGTGGATTTTGTCAAACAAACTAATGATTATGTAATTATGTATTTGAAAGTCATCCATCCAAATGCGACGTAAATGTACCAATACAATTACAAATACGAAAGAAGgaaataaaaaatcatgcaaTTTATAATGGACCATCCAATTCTCGTGTACTTCTTTACCCAGTcaagaaaaaattaataaatcctCACAATTTTCACATAGTTTTGCCTAATTCGATATAATAAGGGTCAAATTTATCATGTAGTAATTCACGGAATAACGCGGTTGTCGCTATTTTAAAATGCGAAAATCAAGAGATCTAAAAGCATATAATGAGTGGGGCATGCACGATCGTCGATAAATCCAATAACTAAAAATCAAATACATTTTTTAAATTAGactaaaaaacattttaaattttcttgacaAACGTGTGTTACCCTTTGATTTAATCCATCCATATGCATGCTGCCGTCGCACCTCAAGCACCGCTCCAATTCGACTCACGTCTATAAAACAAGTTACATTTTCAAAACAAAGTTTCCAAACAGAAATAAAGAGCCCTTGATTTTTCACCCGAATTGTTCAGAAAACTTTGTTATAGGAAAACCCTTTTTGATCAACCATTTATATCGGTTAAATTGTTTATTAAAGAATCCAAGATTTGATTTTTAAACTTACGATATCGATATATAGCTAGCTAAAAAtggcttcttcttcttcacaagCTTTTCTTTGTTCCACGATTCTGCCTTGTAGGAAGTCAAGATCTTGCCAATCCTTTCAAGTGAGAGCCCAAAGCTATAGAGATGAAGGTATGTTATACATTCCACACCCACACATATGTAAATTAACCAGATTCTAGCTATGGAATCTAATAAAAATATGCGATATTTTTTACAATATATCAACACATCGATGATATTCATATCCATTACTCGAATTTTAATAGAAGTTTCCGTTCAAACGCCTCTAAATTCGATAAACGGAAAAACCTCGGCTTTCACATACATTTATCATATTTCAACGCTTGTTTATTCATGTATTATAGTTGTTGTCTCTGGGCAGGCAGATCGAGCAGCATAGTGGATGCGAATTTACGCGTATTAAGAGAAAGAATACAAGAAGTTAATCTGAAAGAGAGGATTGAAAGGTGCTATGTCGCTGAAATGGGGTGGAATTATGCACCAGCCAGCAACTTCAAATCCAAAAAAGAGCAAGATATGGTGAAGTTTCTCGAGTTCATGGGCATGATTGGTGGCACTTTTGGGTTCACAATTCTCAGTTGCACCTTTTGCCTCTACTTCATTTCCCTTTTAGTCCGATTGAATCAATAAAAGCTAGCTACTCTCACCATTGATGGAGACGTATCCCAGAATAAATTTGAATATTCAttcttttttattaattatttcacattatattatatattcttgtatttgttgattttaagagatttATTCTTTTGACGGATGTTATTAACAGCCGAATGAATTATATTATTTGGTATTATATGTGTACGTGCCCGTTTTGTACCTAATTACTATCCGTTGGTGGGTGCAAACCGTGTTAATAAAGCCTGTTCTTTTGGTCGACATAGTGTCAGCAATATCCGGCATTATGCAAGTACTTAAaaaagaattcaataaaatgtacaaaaaaataattaaacttaAATTTTGCCAAGATTAAACGAGATGATATTTTTACCAAATATGGCTAAAAGAGGATACtaaaaacatttcaattaaattGAAGTTTCATATCGTTTTCTATATGCCACTACTctcgatttttttaaatattggaAAAAAAGTACAAAAAAGTGGAGTTATTGCACTAACATCTAATTTTATTCAATTGGAAAATCAAAAGTCTATACaagagatttttttaaaaactaaatATGGGTAATAAaggatattaaaaataattttaattcaaagaaaaatcatatcgtgtGTGTATGCCACTCTGGATTATTTTCATATCGCATTACCATTCTAATCGATTTTTAGGGTATTCTAATAGAAAATTTTGAGTATGAGAGTTTAtgcatttatatttattattactattattggTATGAGATTATATTTTGTTAGACATACGATAACTCAATAAATAATGTAAAGAAAGGtgaaaacttaaaaataatatatatatttttccatTTCTCTTTCTTTAGGTTGGAATGCAAGAAGAGCAAAGTAATGGATCTGAACACATGGAAGTTTTGAATTGTAGgtgggtaaaaaaaaaaaaaccagcgATGTAAGCCCGTGAGTTTTTTTTTAGTTGGAGGAAAGATTTATTACAATTAGGTTTTGAAAAGAGATCATATCCTAAATTTGGAACTTTAATGACGAATGAATCATAAGTCTATCAGCAGCCGAATGTAAAAGTTTTGAATTGTAGGTTATTTAACTAATGTGTCTACGTCATGAAAATATTGTGACTTGGATAAACCATATAAAGTCACAAATATATTAGTTGTCGCCTTTGACCAATTGCTTGGTAGCCGAATCAAGctgtaaaatattatataattgaaACTACTACGAAATTTATTAAGATACGTAGTGTTTACAAAAGTTTATTTTCAAGTGATTATTGGCTTCTACGTACGTACAATTTCCAAACATTTTATTTGCTAGAAGCTTAAAAATACTTAACATAAGCTCTTACATACATCAGCTGAATAAGATTGATATTTATACCAAACTCAAATTACTCGAATCGGTTTTTCTCGGGCCCTGATCTAACTGGCCGAAGTTACATATAATTCAATTAACTTATCGAGTTTACACAAAATAAAACCAAACAAGTAGTATCAATAACTAAATAAACCCTAACAAgtgactttttaaaataataaaaaaaaaccctagcaaatgaaacaaaacaaacagatgatttttttaaaaaaacgacCATAATCCCTTGTATGTTTGGAGGAGTCTGTTGTGAGGACGAGAACTATTGTCTAAAGGGTTAGAAGGAAGGTGAGAGTATCAGAATAAATTAAGCCTATACTTTTTTGTCAATATACTGAGCTGGCTTTCGAGTTTTTTAAGCACGAGTTGGAGTATCTTAACATAGACATGAGTCGAGCCCGAACTTGAAATTAATTACTCGATCAAGTTTCTCATGTAAATAGAATTTAAATCGAGATCAAACTCAAATATTATTGTACTCAACCCAAAATAATAACACAAAACTTCTATGAAACCCGCGTTTCACGGATAAATTTTATTGGATGAGTCTCCGACCCGACCAATGAAAAAATATCACTTTTCACTGTAGGTATGGACGAAATCGACCAATCTGACGATATAAATTTGTGACATCGTTTCACATGTCACCTACTCAAATAATAGATGGTTCTACACATTAATCGGAGATTTATTGAAATGCCTAATCGATCAAATTAGTAATTTATTGAATGGAATTTCTGAATACATTTAATTATGCTTGCCGTCAGCATAGATCTAACAAATGTAATATCCTTTGAATTCCTTGTTCGCTCATTTCTCTTCGGATTTTAAATTAGACTTGATTGCCTTTGAACTTCATGTTTGGTTGATGAAAGTTTGAATCGGTAACGAATTTACAAGATGTTAATTTTATATGATGATCGCCTATATAACaaagaaataataaattaatatatatatatatatatatgatttataatttcaatcttttgtaaaaaatttacattaaaCTCTAAATACGTATCAGAATAAATTAAGTAAAACTAGCTTCCATCGacttggaaaaaaaattttaattttccatcatcatcataaatctcaaagaaaaatgctcttcCACTATAGTCTCCAGCATCGGCTTCTTCGACCTGCACATAGACATTTTGTGCCTGAACTCCGGCATGTACTCTTCTATATTTTCCAATTCCAACTTCGGCACCGAACGATTCTCGTTCTTCTCCACCACTTGAAAATTCTGGTCGCACTCCGGCGTCACCTTCACGCTTCCGAATGGAACCCTTTTGTTCTCTTTGCTCGCCGTCAAGAGAAGCACCCCCATATCCACAGTCTTAACGACCGAGTTCAGCCGCTTCATGGGGAAGAACACGTACACGTTTCTCATCTCCAGGTCTTCATCCGCGTTCAGCGCGGTTAATCTCTGTCCGATCTGCAGAGATTTCGCGTTGACGAGGAAAAAGCTGGGCATGTCAAACATGAGCTCCGCAGCTTTCGTGGGCTCGTGGAAACGCCGGATGTCGCAGCCGGGGAAGATAACTGTTATAGTATCCTTGCCGGGAGTCTTCCCCACCGGCCCAGCTAGAGTGCAAGATATGTAATTCCCCATAGCGATCAAAGTTAGAAATGCAAGTGATCAGATTCAGAGGAACTGGGTTTGATTTTGATTGAGAGCTGGAGTCTGGGGGATTATATTGAAGAGGGTTGGGGGAAGAAAGTCAGAatgtttgggaaaaaaaaaaaaatagaaaattgaGTGGAAAAGCATGGGAAGCCAGTTGTAATGGTGTGTATGAAAGGATCAAATACGGGAAATGGAAC
Protein-coding sequences here:
- the LOC142506804 gene encoding uncharacterized protein LOC142506804; its protein translation is MESTFISSSLKLPHKLQSLFFYPSNQRTKRLVLKKSVSAKQYENEDNDAGKSSVDENMIVLRMRIKKMKALEVASKERVTPSSEDSKEWEKKLFALGHENVYETTENLQSYLMKTKPSVALGMLALFVMCVPLSSPFAVDNVLKVVKGLLAGCHVCIDIHF
- the LOC142508360 gene encoding uncharacterized protein LOC142508360; translation: MGNYISCTLAGPVGKTPGKDTITVIFPGCDIRRFHEPTKAAELMFDMPSFFLVNAKSLQIGQRLTALNADEDLEMRNVYVFFPMKRLNSVVKTVDMGVLLLTASKENKRVPFGSVKVTPECDQNFQVVEKNENRSVPKLELENIEEYMPEFRHKMSMCRSKKPMLETISLM